A section of the Elizabethkingia anophelis R26 genome encodes:
- a CDS encoding polysaccharide deacetylase family protein: MQIFQTNSPTRWKRFKWASRILVFILILSGIILFIAFRKAFVPNIPNLNTSGKISQDVLLSKTTANESKSIRKYQGFREYIKKHQKKGLKVHNSKLKAASIDYGMAAPIRAAYYVAWDAQSYFSLRRSINKINMIIPEWFFVHPDGKLQLDIDKRGFNLIKASKVKVLPMLSNNYKGNFDPRGIHIILTDQKKQDQFIKDLLHYVKVNEFSGINIDLENLSEPTNEPLINFQKNLYNAFHREGLLVTQDVMPFNEDYNYDQLNRYNDYIFLMAYDEFSNDTKPGPVSSQKWIEAAVDQVAKNIPSEKVVLGLAGYGYDWKAGAKTATDVTYQEALSTARETNSKVVFDKNTYNLRYDYKDQQGILHHVEFTDAVTNFNTLRFAAEYGLGGTALWRLGSEDNRLWSFYKRDVSKKGMQDFDFNKLQHVASSSDVDYMGEGEILDVASRPDTGLIRPVVDKEHMLITDEQYVKLPSMFVVKKWGKPKDNEKVMVLTFDDGPDPEYTPKILDILSKYKVPATFFVLGIQAEQNIPLVKRIYREGHEIGNHTFTHPNMAEVSPQRSKMEMDATRLLIESITGHSTILFRAPFNADSEPETLQEIIPVADSRERNYLTVGESIDPEDWQAGEIKGFNADTIVNRVIRSQGNGNIILLHDAGGPREATIQALPRIIEYFQKKGYRFTTVANLLGMKKDQVMPPVPKTKGYYIFQITSAIAIGGYYLGYIFFAMFIVFMILGALRFIWLMVYSYRSYQKEKHQVKIALTEFPQVDIIVPAYNEEVNIVKSLKNLLKCDYPNFHIIFIDDGSKDETYSKAFEAFNGHTNITLLSKTNGGKASALNYGIDRSTSDYVVCIDADTQLMPNAVRLMMENMYRNADKNVGAVAGNVKVGNEINLLTQWQSTEYIGSQNFDRRAFEAFNAITVVPGAIGLFKKQAIEEVGGFSTDTLAEDCDLTIKILRKGYFVSNETEAIAYTEAPEKLKQFMKQRFRWTFGVLQTFWKNKDAFFNPKFKGLGMMALPDMLVFKYIIPFFSPLADLLMVIGLFTGSAEKIGLYYLLFLIIDALALGFALVMEKASFMKIIWLIPQRIIYRWLMLIVLFKSLRKALKGELQSWGVLKRTGNVKDITETV; encoded by the coding sequence ATGCAAATTTTTCAGACCAACAGTCCTACACGATGGAAACGTTTCAAATGGGCGTCCCGCATTCTCGTGTTTATTTTAATCCTTTCCGGGATTATACTATTTATAGCCTTTAGAAAAGCTTTTGTACCAAATATTCCAAATCTGAATACATCCGGTAAAATTTCTCAGGATGTACTTCTGAGTAAGACAACTGCGAATGAAAGTAAAAGTATTCGTAAATATCAGGGATTTAGAGAGTATATTAAAAAACATCAGAAGAAGGGGCTAAAAGTTCATAATTCTAAGCTAAAAGCTGCATCAATAGATTATGGCATGGCTGCACCTATTCGTGCTGCTTATTATGTTGCATGGGATGCTCAATCATATTTTTCTCTCAGGAGAAGTATTAATAAAATAAATATGATTATTCCCGAGTGGTTTTTTGTTCATCCGGACGGAAAGCTACAGCTGGATATCGACAAAAGAGGATTCAATCTAATAAAGGCATCTAAGGTTAAGGTTTTACCGATGCTTTCAAATAACTACAAAGGTAATTTCGATCCAAGAGGAATTCATATTATTCTGACTGATCAGAAGAAGCAGGATCAATTTATTAAAGATCTTTTGCATTATGTAAAAGTCAATGAATTCAGCGGGATTAATATAGACCTGGAGAATTTATCAGAGCCTACAAATGAGCCGCTGATTAATTTTCAGAAAAATCTATACAATGCCTTTCATAGGGAGGGCTTACTGGTAACCCAGGATGTAATGCCGTTTAATGAAGATTATAATTATGATCAGCTTAACCGCTACAACGATTATATTTTTCTGATGGCTTATGACGAGTTTAGTAATGATACCAAACCTGGTCCGGTTTCCAGTCAGAAATGGATAGAAGCCGCAGTAGATCAGGTAGCTAAAAATATTCCTTCCGAAAAAGTTGTATTAGGACTAGCCGGCTATGGCTACGACTGGAAAGCGGGAGCTAAAACTGCTACAGATGTTACTTATCAGGAAGCTTTGTCCACCGCACGGGAAACAAATTCAAAAGTTGTATTCGATAAGAATACTTACAATCTGCGCTATGATTATAAAGATCAGCAAGGTATTTTACACCATGTAGAATTTACAGATGCCGTAACTAATTTCAATACACTAAGATTTGCTGCTGAATATGGGCTTGGAGGAACAGCGTTATGGAGATTGGGAAGTGAAGATAACAGATTGTGGAGTTTTTATAAAAGAGATGTCAGTAAAAAAGGAATGCAGGATTTCGATTTTAATAAACTTCAACATGTCGCCAGTAGCTCAGATGTTGATTATATGGGGGAAGGAGAGATTCTGGATGTGGCTTCCCGCCCGGATACAGGACTTATAAGACCAGTTGTAGATAAAGAACATATGCTGATTACAGATGAGCAGTATGTAAAGCTGCCATCTATGTTTGTGGTAAAAAAATGGGGTAAGCCGAAAGATAATGAAAAGGTAATGGTTCTTACTTTTGATGATGGACCGGATCCCGAATATACACCCAAGATTTTGGATATCCTTTCTAAATACAAAGTTCCGGCAACATTCTTTGTGTTAGGTATTCAGGCAGAGCAGAATATACCTTTGGTAAAACGTATTTACCGCGAAGGACATGAGATAGGCAACCATACCTTTACTCACCCGAATATGGCGGAAGTAAGCCCGCAACGGAGTAAAATGGAAATGGATGCCACCCGTTTGCTGATAGAAAGTATTACCGGACATAGCACAATCTTGTTCCGGGCACCTTTCAATGCAGATAGTGAACCCGAAACACTACAGGAAATAATCCCTGTGGCGGACAGCAGAGAGCGAAATTATCTAACTGTAGGAGAAAGTATAGACCCTGAAGACTGGCAGGCTGGCGAAATAAAAGGCTTCAATGCAGATACTATCGTTAATAGAGTCATCAGAAGTCAGGGGAATGGTAATATTATTTTGTTGCATGATGCCGGTGGGCCAAGAGAAGCTACAATACAGGCTTTGCCAAGAATAATAGAATATTTTCAGAAAAAAGGCTATAGATTTACTACAGTAGCCAATCTTTTGGGGATGAAGAAAGACCAGGTTATGCCACCGGTGCCAAAGACTAAAGGATATTATATTTTCCAGATTACAAGTGCTATTGCTATAGGCGGATATTATCTGGGATATATTTTCTTTGCCATGTTTATTGTTTTCATGATTTTGGGAGCACTTCGATTTATATGGCTGATGGTTTATTCTTACAGATCATATCAAAAGGAAAAACATCAGGTTAAAATTGCATTAACCGAGTTTCCGCAGGTCGATATTATTGTACCGGCATATAATGAAGAAGTTAATATTGTAAAATCACTTAAAAACTTATTGAAATGCGATTATCCTAATTTCCATATTATTTTTATTGATGACGGAAGTAAGGATGAAACCTACAGTAAAGCTTTTGAAGCCTTTAACGGGCATACCAATATAACTTTATTGAGCAAAACAAACGGAGGTAAAGCTTCTGCGCTTAACTATGGTATCGACCGTTCGACATCGGACTATGTAGTATGTATTGATGCAGACACTCAGCTGATGCCTAATGCAGTACGTCTGATGATGGAAAATATGTACCGTAATGCCGATAAAAATGTTGGTGCTGTTGCAGGAAATGTAAAAGTTGGAAACGAGATCAATCTGCTTACTCAATGGCAATCTACGGAATATATAGGCAGTCAGAATTTTGACAGAAGAGCATTCGAAGCATTCAACGCAATTACTGTAGTTCCGGGTGCAATCGGATTGTTTAAAAAACAGGCAATTGAAGAAGTTGGTGGATTCAGTACCGATACATTGGCTGAAGATTGTGATCTTACCATAAAGATTTTGCGTAAAGGCTATTTCGTGAGTAACGAAACAGAAGCTATTGCCTATACTGAAGCTCCTGAAAAGCTGAAACAATTTATGAAACAACGTTTCCGTTGGACATTCGGGGTCCTACAAACTTTCTGGAAGAATAAAGATGCTTTCTTTAATCCGAAGTTTAAAGGTTTAGGAATGATGGCTTTACCAGATATGTTAGTCTTCAAATATATTATACCTTTCTTTTCTCCTTTAGCAGATCTGTTGATGGTAATAGGATTGTTTACAGGAAGTGCTGAAAAAATAGGGCTTTATTACTTATTATTCCTTATTATTGATGCTCTGGCTTTAGGTTTTGCCCTTGTTATGGAAAAAGCAAGCTTTATGAAGATTATATGGCTGATTCCTCAACGTATTATTTATCGTTGGCTAATGCTTATTGTACTATTTAAATCGCTAAGAAAAGCACTGAAGGGAGAGCTGCAAAGCTGGGGAGTATTAAAAAGAACAGGTAACGTAAAAGATATTACTGAAACGGTATAG
- a CDS encoding metal-dependent transcriptional regulator has protein sequence MNSLTKENYLKALFHLANSENEISVKDLSDNLGIRMPSVNSMMKKFSTEGWVIYESYKPLILTEKGRRKAALIVRKHRLTEMFLVEKMGFGWEEVHDIAEEIEHIQSPVFFDKIDEILNFPKTDPHGSPIPDKEGNIIKNNYFKLSECKIGESVEFVGLTASSDDFLRFLNNKKLPLGTYITILENEPFDGSKRVKYDDQEESFSQVVLEKILVKKQ, from the coding sequence ATGAATTCTCTGACCAAAGAAAATTACCTGAAAGCCTTATTTCATTTAGCCAACAGCGAAAATGAAATATCGGTAAAAGACCTTAGCGATAATCTGGGGATACGGATGCCCAGTGTAAATAGTATGATGAAAAAATTTTCAACGGAAGGCTGGGTCATCTACGAGAGCTATAAACCACTTATTCTCACTGAAAAAGGAAGGCGTAAAGCTGCTTTAATTGTAAGGAAACATCGCCTTACAGAGATGTTTTTGGTAGAAAAAATGGGATTCGGATGGGAAGAAGTACACGATATTGCTGAGGAAATAGAGCATATCCAGTCACCTGTTTTCTTTGATAAAATTGATGAAATTCTGAACTTTCCAAAAACAGATCCTCATGGCTCTCCTATTCCGGACAAGGAAGGAAATATCATTAAAAACAACTATTTTAAACTTAGTGAATGTAAGATTGGAGAATCTGTAGAGTTTGTAGGATTAACAGCTTCTTCAGATGATTTTTTACGATTTCTGAATAACAAAAAATTACCTTTGGGGACTTATATTACAATTCTGGAAAACGAACCTTTTGATGGTAGTAAGCGTGTAAAGTACGACGATCAGGAAGAAAGTTTCAGTCAGGTTGTTTTGGAAAAAATACTGGTTAAAAAGCAGTGA